A window of the bacterium genome harbors these coding sequences:
- a CDS encoding 2-dehydropantoate 2-reductase N-terminal domain-containing protein: MAQIAVVGCGAIGGLAGFYMARAGESVLFVDRNADHVRAIRERGISVNGVYGPMAIGPQRACTPAELDERLEGLVFLACKSQATADAIGTLAPHVAEAACVVSLQNGMNEDTIAGVVGPGRTMGALPDYGGAYLDPGVLEAVHTGVVYVGELNGEVTPRAREAARLLGIGPNTCELLTDIVGRLWTKQVYNSQIIVSALVDDTIVNVLSRRSAQRLAGAAVREAIRVSDAAGVRLQADAWFEPALYRPETAADTARLLAAYDRLVDHLGGHQANSGPDGYRYVKRASGIHWDIVYRKRQSEAYYLSVVCVAGRYDAPVPLNARLVDLLAEVENGRRRLGWHNIDELTAYAEQIGAALP; this comes from the coding sequence GTGGCGCAGATCGCGGTGGTCGGTTGTGGAGCGATCGGAGGGCTCGCGGGTTTCTACATGGCCCGTGCCGGAGAGTCGGTGCTGTTCGTCGACCGGAACGCCGACCACGTGCGGGCGATCCGCGAGCGCGGCATCTCCGTGAACGGCGTCTACGGGCCGATGGCGATCGGCCCGCAGCGCGCCTGCACTCCCGCGGAGCTCGACGAACGGCTGGAGGGTCTGGTATTTCTGGCGTGCAAGTCACAGGCGACCGCGGACGCGATCGGCACGCTCGCGCCGCACGTCGCGGAGGCCGCCTGCGTCGTGTCGCTCCAGAACGGCATGAACGAGGACACGATCGCCGGCGTCGTCGGACCCGGCCGCACGATGGGCGCGTTGCCCGACTACGGCGGCGCGTACCTCGATCCGGGCGTACTGGAGGCCGTTCACACGGGCGTCGTCTACGTCGGGGAGTTGAACGGCGAGGTGACGCCGCGCGCCCGCGAAGCGGCCAGGCTGCTCGGCATCGGCCCAAACACGTGCGAGCTCCTGACGGACATCGTCGGCCGGCTCTGGACGAAGCAGGTGTATAACTCGCAGATCATCGTGTCCGCGCTTGTCGACGATACCATCGTCAACGTCCTGAGCCGCCGCAGCGCCCAGCGGCTGGCCGGCGCGGCCGTGCGAGAGGCCATTCGGGTGTCCGACGCGGCGGGCGTTCGGTTGCAGGCCGACGCGTGGTTCGAGCCCGCGCTGTACCGGCCCGAGACGGCGGCCGACACGGCGCGCCTGCTCGCGGCGTACGACCGGCTCGTCGACCATCTCGGCGGTCATCAGGCGAACAGCGGCCCGGACGGCTACCGGTACGTGAAGCGGGCCAGCGGCATTCACTGGGACATCGTCTACCGCAAGCGGCAGAGCGAAGCCTACTACCTCAGCGTCGTCTGCGTCGCAGGCCGGTACGACGCGCCGGTCCCGCTCAACGCGAGGCTCGTGGACCTGCTGGCCGAGGTCGAGAACGGCCGGCGGCGGTTGGGCTGGCACAACATCGACGAACTGACGGCGTACGCCGAGCAGATCGGCGCCGCCCTGCCGTGA